One genomic region from Nostoc sphaeroides encodes:
- the trxA gene encoding thioredoxin: MSTAAQVTDSSFKQEVLDSDVPVLVDFWAPWCGPCRMVAPVVDEISEQYKGQIKVVKVNTDENPQVASQYGIRSIPTLMIFKDGAKVDMVVGAVPKTTLATTLEKYL; the protein is encoded by the coding sequence ATGTCAACAGCCGCGCAAGTTACCGATTCTAGTTTCAAGCAAGAAGTACTCGACAGCGATGTACCTGTTTTAGTTGACTTTTGGGCACCGTGGTGCGGACCATGCCGTATGGTAGCTCCTGTTGTCGATGAAATCTCCGAACAGTACAAAGGTCAAATTAAGGTCGTCAAAGTCAACACGGATGAAAATCCTCAAGTTGCTAGTCAGTACGGCATCCGCAGTATTCCCACATTAATGATTTTTAAGGATGGAGCAAAAGTGGATATGGTGGTGGGGGCTGTGCCTAAAACTACATTAGCTACCACTCTCGAAAAGTATCTTTGA